DNA from Oxyura jamaicensis isolate SHBP4307 breed ruddy duck chromosome 4, BPBGC_Ojam_1.0, whole genome shotgun sequence:
TAAGTAGTTCACTTTTAACATCCCTGTACTTCTACTGCCTTTGTTTGTACTGGCTGCAGGTATGAAGTCTGTCCAAAGCAGGTTGGTATGTGTGATGAGAAGAAAGTTTATTCGAGATCTCTGATTTGTTTTAACTCcgaagaaatatgtatttttcaaatttcaatGATAGCCCTGGCTGCTTTTTCTCTTAAGTTTTGGTTCAAAAACTTGATAAATCGCTCTGTTTTCTAATGTTAGCTGCCATGTGTTTCCAGGTGAGCTGAAACAGCAGGTCTGAACACGCACACAATCACATTTCTCTGATGTTGCTTAACTTACAACTCTGATTTCTTAAAAAGACACGCAAAGCTGTTTTACCAGAATGATTACTAAGCCTACATCAAAAAGTTATAAATAAAGTGGAGGGGGTgtggtgtgtgtgcatgcatgtgcataCATTTCATGTTCTGTAGgtcattttccactttttagTGGAAATCAAAGATTTCCTTTAACTTTGAACACATCATATACtaaccacattttaaaattgccaCATCACAAATTGATCTGCATTAGGAATTATCATTCTAGGGATTATTATGGATGTGCCATACTTTATTGTTGTGGAAAATGTACAGCAGTAAAAAATTTCACTGAGGATGTAGCTGCTACTTTGCTATTCACATTGTGCTAGAGAATTACAGATGTCTTACCTTGTGTGTATCAGtgcttctctgaaaaatattttacctgtcTTTACTCCAAAGCAGCAGTAACAGGACAGCAAataagaaacacagaaagaaacacaagaggGCTGGGAAATTAATACTTAATTTCCCATTCTTTCTACTTGCAGTTTACAGCCCTGTTAGCATGCAAACCTCCTGTCCTAATGGATGTCAGTTTTTATCTCCATTTCCTCACCTGTGtagcattatttttaagtagaagATGCAAAAAACTGCTGAATGTGTACTTGGTGAGTGGCAGCAGCTAGCAAGATTTTATGTCAGAGCTAAGACTCAGTTTTATGAAAGACACCGGGGATATTGCATGTTGAAAGTAGTTGTCATAAGTGCATTAGTGATGTCCTTTACATCAGAGAGATGGTTCATCTTCCAAGAGCATAAGGGCAGATGACAGAAATAAGTTCAGGACTGCACTACTAGTgcacatttttctgtgcataaaatatgcttgttttatgtttttacttGCATGCTTTctgcatgccttttttttttttttttttttttttccccttaacaCCCCTtttatcactgttttctttctaggaGACAAGGTCATTCCACTCTTCATTCCACAGTGTGGGGAATGCAGCGCTTGCTTAAGCTCCAAGGGTAATATGTGCATTAAAAATGAGTGAGTTTCCTGGGTTAGCTGTGACCCTTATATGATTTTAATTTACACAGAACTGTCCACATCTAACAGATCTCATTTGCCATTATTTCTGGTTATCTTTCAAACAGCATTGGTTCAGCTGCTGGATTAATGGCTGATGGCACCTCTAGGTTTACCTGTAAGGGAAAACCAGTTCACCATTTTATTGGTACCAGCACCTTCACTGAATACACAGTAGTGCATGAAACTGCTGCAGTCAAAATCGattctgctgctcctccagaaAAAATCTGTCTGATCGGCTGTGGATTCTCAACTGGTtatggggctgctctgcagactGCAAAGGTAAGTACCATGAACGTTTCTGGGCCATTCAGGATTGTGTGGCCTGAAAACAGGTCTTCAGCATGGCAGCCAGGAAGTATAGGCTGCTTTTGCAGAGTTCAGGCTGGAAAGAAGATACTAGTTCTTTGCCTGCCTACGTTTCTCTAGGGTACTTATGAATCTTCAATTcaaaatctgattaaaaaaaaatatattactatttGTTAGGTTTTCTCTCAGAACTCTAACTGTATTACCCCTAGAAAAATGTTACGAGATGacttattttattgtaatttacGTCTAGGAATACAGGAAGCCTATACATGGAAAATTCATTATTTGTAGCAGTACATGAATGTGACTTCTTACAGCTGGAATTATCTCCAATGGAGGGACACTACAGATCGTAACACCACTGGAATATAGagcatcataaaaaaaatctggttatAAACATGAAGCAGAGTGATCTAATGACGACCTAGtctcagaaatgtattttagcaACAAATTACCTTAGTCACAAGTAGGATTATAATAGCACAGTTGGCTACTACACTAGCAGGATATGCATATGCAAATTTCTCTTTAACGGGTGATCTCTAAATTACAAGAATTGGATTAGGTGAAAACATGTTGATAGTAAGAAAATGCATTGCACTTTACCTGGGCTGTAACAGGATACTGTATTTATATGGTCACCGTAGGTGGAAGCAGGCTCTACCTGTGCTGTCTTCGGCCTCGGAGGAGTTGGCCTCTCTGTTATCATGGGCTGCAAGGCAGCTGGAGCTTCTCGCATCATCGCTGTTGATATCAATAGTGACAAGTTCGCCAAGgccaaggagctgggagccaCTGACTGCATCAATCCTAAAGATTGCAAGGAGCCCATTCACAAAGTGCTGATTGGAATGACTGGCTATGGCGTGGACTACTCCTTTGAGGTCATCGGACGTATCGAAACCATGGTATGCAaccaaaaatgtcaaaagagGCATTAGCTTGTTAGCTCTCTCTTCTCTAACCAACTAAGCAGAAGGTGAGGGGCTGAGAGCCACTGGCAAAGTGTGAAGCTAACTTTAAACATGTGAAATCTGGCTACCTGCCATTGTAAGGACATGTAACAACAGAAGGACACTCAAAAACTTTGGAAAGGGAGCTTAAATTTAGCCCCTCTATATTCTGATAGAAAGGGAGCCTAAGGAGGGTGGCTAAATTTCACATAACTCTGTATCTTCTTTCCAACAGTGTCTTACCATTAATGAATAAGACAAAGTAAGGAAACAGAACAAGCTAAAATATGACAGCAGACAAAGGACGTGAGCTTGAGAAATTGTTTGATGTGGCTGCAATAACAAAACATGCAGCGCAAGCTGAGTCCTGAGAGAAGGAATCAAATGTTTGTGCTCCAAGTGGCAGGTCTTGCGTGACCCTGGCACGTCCCtctctgttttaaatgcagGTTGCAGCCTTGGCCTCATGCCACTACAACTACGGAGTCAGCGTGATTGTGGGAGTgccccctgcagcacagaaTATCACTTTTGACCCCATGCTCCTCTTCAGTGGTCGCACCTGGAAAGGGTCTGTCTTCGGAGGTGAGAAGTTGGAAAGATGCAATTTAACTGGCTTGGGAACTTGTAAATCATCTTGAATCAAAGCAGATGTATCTAATTTCACCGCTTAGCTTGTCCTATTATATTACTGATAGCTGGACATACTACTGATAACTATTTTGCTGACAAAGTAGTACACAGGGAAATCATTAAGGAGACTCACTGATCAGAAGTGGTtactggagagagaaaaacagagaggaaggggaagggaggaagagagagagaagggaagagattaaaaaatacagaacatgggagaaggaaggagaaaaatgaaaaggagaaaaaagggagagagaaggaaaggggggcagggagaagggggcaggaggacagagaagggggacagagaaggaagggggcacagaaagagagagaaaggaggcagggaaaattgtaaagaaaaaaggagagaggaggagaaagatgtgagaaaaggacaaagagagaaaaagtatttaaagagaaaaaagataggaaggaatgaagaaaagatggggaagggagaggaaaacagaaagaggggagagagaggaaaggggtaaagggaggaaaaaaaaaggaaaaagaggaaaaagcaaaagagtgTGGGAGGGTattgagaaaggaagagaagaccaagaaaaagacaaatggaGAATAAGAGGGAtaaaaagacagaggaagagagaaagaagagagagcaGGGAAACAAGATGGAGAGTCAAGAATCCCAGAGGACACTGGCAGTCAAACCAACCTGATTGCCATGAAGGTCAGGCCCCAGCAAGCTGCCATCACTCCcagttccttcttttttctgaGCTCTTCCAGAGGATTCCTACATTCAGTGAGCCCTAGCTCACTGAACACAAAACTGAAGGCCAGAGGAAGCTTAATTCCAACATGAGATTTTCCCTTTTGCAACCAGTTCCTCTGATAGCTTCAGCAGACACCTGAATAGAAtaacaaaagacaaattaagTTTTTCTGGAATGGGATCCTGCTATTAGAGAGAGCTTTATTTAGTACTgcttctaagaaaaataaataccttgcTGCCCTGTTTCGTCTAGGCAATCAAGTTTCTAGCTACCAACATAAATGTCATCACTGTGGCTTTTTTCTTATGTGTTAATGAGGGCATGAAGTATCAATAGACAGCCTAAATCAGTACTTCATGTGGGAAAAAGTTTGTATTCTTTCAAGATTCAAACTTCAGAAACTTAGTTTTGTATCAGGAAAGCACTTGCTGGGTTTGCCATGTGCATTCCACTCCACTGTAGATTAGCTGCACTTATATACAGCATCATGTTTCCTCCTGGCACTCTGTATTACAAAGGCAAAGATATACTGCAACATTTCATCATGCTATTCTGCTGTAGAAAGTTTATCTAAGAATTTAAGTCCCTGTTTTGCCCATTTTCACAAGCATTTAATGGTTTATTATACATTGCCTGTGGATTTCTTTCAGGCTGGAAGAGTAAAGATTCAGTCCCCAAGCTGGTTGCTGactacatgaagaaaaaatttgTTCTGGAGCCATTAATAACCCACACCCTTCCTTTCAGTAAAATCAACGAAGGATTTGATCTGCTAAGGGCAGGGAAGAGGTAAACATTGCTTAATTATAAAAGTTCTgtataaataatgtaaataactTATAAAGATCTGTACAGTAACAGAATATGACTAACTTCATGACAGAGAATGGTGAAAGCTGTGCCCCTTAATCTTGCCCAGCATAGTGTGTGTCCATGAGTTGCAGCTGTAGTAACAAAGGCAGCAACACCTTAGCTTTTGAAATGTAAgggatgttttctttccttccagagGAACTTTCAGATTCTGTTTCCTGTCTAGTTCGAGCAAAGAGTCTGAgtggcagagggagaaaaaccCACACATCAGCAAATCAGTGCCCACTGTGCTTTGGAAAAGAGCAAGCAACCcaaggaaactgaaaatgtcAATCTTCAGAGCACCAGAAGTCAGTTACCTCACATTCCAGGAAACATTTTAGGATGAGGAACAGGAACAGAGAAATAATCTACGTTTACTGGAAAAGCAACTTACCATTCTTCTTATGAGTTAGGGAACAGAGTCCCAGTGCAATTAGTCCTAAAGTCACTGGGTAGCTTGCCCTAAACTTTAGAGCTTTTCAAAAGGGAAACTactttgtgtatatatacaacTAGTATTTGCAGACTCAGAATTTGGCtctcatgcatttttcaaatattgtgAATTCAACTCAGACTGTGTTTCACTGGATGTGGAAATCAGAAATATTGTTTGCCAGAGATGTTTGACAAAGATTCACCACAGCAATAATTGAGAATTCTTGTTGGCACAAGTGGGAAAtacttttgtgtattttaatacGTGTGGGGGCTACCTTTTTGAAGGTTCTAGTTCTTTATAACTTACAGTCTGGAGAatgatgttgttttcttttcattgtcaGTTGCTAGCAATTTTTTAGGCATTACTTGCTCTAAACATAAAAAGCATGTAACAAATGAAGAAGAATTTTGCCCCTGGTGCTTTCTTATAGGTTTGTTCCCAGGTTTTAACTATGCAGCACGTACTCTGTCCTTATTTTAGATGTGCTGCAAATGCCAGTTTTGGATTTTAGTGTGGCAAACAGGGGAGGTGGCGAGGACACAGACACCATCAGTTTTGCTAAAATACCAACAGTCAACCTGAAGACAGAAACGTGTTGCCCGGATCATTTACTCAGTCAAACATTTTAGTGTTTACTAAATGAAATAGTGTTCACAGTGTTCTGCATAGAGCATGCAAGAATCACACTGCAGTCTACCGATGATTGCTTAGCCAAGACCATTAGAAAGTTCAAATTGCCCTTTTAAACCCTTGCAAGAAAGGGAATTAATCACCTTTCCTGATTATCTCTGATCTATGCACATTGTCCCCATACCTTAGGCCGGCTGCACTCTAACAGATGAgggtttcatttgaaaaatgaaatttctggcCCCTTTCATCCATCATCCATAACAGAAATCAACATATCCTGCTTGAGAAAGGAGCCACATTAGAGCtcagttaattattttattgcaggTTGTTCCtgatcagaaaaagaaaggaaaaaaaaaaaaaaagcctcaaaaagTGAATGGGAATGCTCATACcctggtggtattttttttaggCTTACTGTAGCAGGTGTATCTCCACTTACAGCCTGTAATTTGAGGGGTTTTTAGATCAAATTAACCCCTTCTAATGGAAAGAATATGCTTGTCTTTCCAATGCTGAAGGTCCCACTACCCTCCTGGCAGCCTTCAGATCTGCTCTCCTactccctttctttcctcatttgaTACCAAGTATATTCAGCTTGCTGGACCTTGCTCTATCATTTTCCTACAAGTTGAGGCAGGGGAGGTGAGGAGTACCCTGGTTAGCAGTAATAACctagattttcagaagaaacagcagtatTGTGCTGATGTTGTCACAGGGGTTTTCTACAGTCACTAACTTGTCATTTCATATTGCAGTATTCGCAGTGTCCTGACATTTTAGGATTCCTAAATGATAAACAGCAGATGGCTTAGCAGCAGCACAAACTTCATTATCCTCCAAGACAACGGATACAAATTGTGAAAtaagacatttctgaaagatCTGCCACCACCACCCTTGAATAAAAGGATGAAGCTCAACATCCAGACTACCATACTTGCTTCTGTCACAGGTGTTATGAAAGGTTTGGCTTTATTCAAACAGGTTTTAACAGGcaatcttttaattaaaaaaaaaaaaaaaaaaaaaaggggggggggcaagcAAACTGTCTATTTGGATCTTAATAAAGCTGCAAGTTTAACAGTTCACACACCAGGAAATTAAAGTACTGCTCAATAAAACTCTAGGTTGGAACTAAGTATTCATCCTGAATGATTTTAGCATCCTCTTATTCCATTACCTGATAGGCAAGGAAAATATGGCAGAGATTAGGATTTCTGGGTGATGTGGGACCATGTGTTTGAACTAACGATTTCAGTAATAGTTAAGTAAATCATAAACTGATGTACTGGAGAATGGCTCATCGCTGGATATTTTACCACATTAGTACTTCCAAGCATTTTATGAAGAATGGttgtgttatgttttgttttttaaattgtgtaCCTTTTCAGTTGTTTTAGATCTGTTACCAATCTACACAGGGGTGTCTGATGATTGGAAAACTgagaataaatatatgaatGTGCAtcaattattatttgtttccatTAAACAGAGGGAAGGGTGCCAGACCTTTAAGTGTGaatacagaagaagaaacaggagaTAGGTAGCAGTGTGCTAGAGATCAAAGAAAGAATCATAATGCTTTCTGCATCTGTAATATGGAAACATGAACAGAAGCTATTTCTATCTTGGAAAACATGGTCAATATTGACTTATCTTTTAAACGAGATGATAGCCACTTACAACACTAATCAGAGCTTGCATGGTAGCTGAGTAAAAGAGCCTGTGATATAAGAAGACAGTGTGCTAACGATGACATAGCTGTTTGTGGCCGCAAAAAGGGGCCTCAAGCAGCCCAGCACGGTTAATGATTTCAAAACAGGTTTGCTAAGAGATTAGACCTTAACAGAAAGAGCTGCttaaatatgtgtgtgtatcATAAACTCAGTTTACATTGCAATTAAGACCCAAATTccaaacatttgtttctgtgtgcTTACCTGTGCAGTCAGGTCTGAAGGTTTCTTTATGGAccataaaataattctttttagGTGCAGTTCAGCTAAAGAATTATCTCTTCCTGGGCAGGCTGCGTGTGAGACTGCAGCATGAACTGGatcactgaaacattttaaacagagGGAGAGGGGTTTTAATTCTACTTTAACTGATCTCCTCTGGAGTAACATGGATTCAGTAGAAACAAGAGTGTCTCTGTTCACAGggtaacacagaaaatattttctgtgggGCCAAAACTAATTTACCATAT
Protein-coding regions in this window:
- the LOC118166836 gene encoding alcohol dehydrogenase 1; its protein translation is MSTAGKVIKCKAAVLWEANKPFSIEEVEVAPPKAHEVRIKILATGICRSDDHVVTGGLVMPFPIILGHEAAGLVESVGEGVTSLKPGDKVIPLFIPQCGECSACLSSKGNMCIKNDIGSAAGLMADGTSRFTCKGKPVHHFIGTSTFTEYTVVHETAAVKIDSAAPPEKICLIGCGFSTGYGAALQTAKVEAGSTCAVFGLGGVGLSVIMGCKAAGASRIIAVDINSDKFAKAKELGATDCINPKDCKEPIHKVLIGMTGYGVDYSFEVIGRIETMVAALASCHYNYGVSVIVGVPPAAQNITFDPMLLFSGRTWKGSVFGGWKSKDSVPKLVADYMKKKFVLEPLITHTLPFSKINEGFDLLRAGKSIRSVLTF